TGATtgaatgctccaaaaagctcaaggcacccaagttagcagacctattcctGCAACATGTGTGGAAACGCTACGGAatgcctgagaagacagtatTGGATTGTGGAAGGGTctttaataacaaattccttaAAGCACTGTACCAGcgcctaggaatagacccccacttctctttggcttATCACCCCCAAAGCAACAGCCAGACGGAACAAGTCAATCCCACAGTTGAACACTTCCTGCGGGCTTACTCTGGAGTCAATCAGAAGGACTGGGTTAGGTGGCTgccaatggcggagtttgcctacaATAATGcagtacatagcagcactgGCAAATCCCCCTTCAAGGCGTTATACGGCTGGGAACCTACCAACTAGAACTTCCCCCAACAATGCGGATCCATAATGTTTTCTACGTGGGATTACTGTTGAAAGTCAAACAAGACAGTAACCAAGCTTTTGAAAATTGCCcgctgttgtagacacacttgataccagggaatttattcctattttctcaattttaaacaaaggcaaacggacaacattttcaatcacgtgactttggcgcttataccatacgctaagcgccaagccacgtccccatccacgcttacctcagcatacatagccacctccacctgatgacatcattatgacacgtcagtgacacatatgcatgagtaaggacaactgcggattggggttcttatttgatacggtattgcacaTAGtagtatttgtaattaggtagctctgtaatatataaggaggccaaccaaccatggtaacacccaggtcaattacctcttgttgcatcccacattgtacaagggccttacagcccagcaaacctctacttagatacttagcctacaccgccttaagcggcttctgcgTTGTACTTAcctagcttgccattgcccttacggctttggtcaccgtagtatagctggttgttgttgtaggatagcttgccaccgccttacgcggttcctacttagttacatccggccgcaagcgccctcctcctcaatgtccttacagacgtctaggacactaggtaatcaaccttaagttggttgcaaaccgtgcccaccaagcacaccccaCTCAgtctcaacaaacaagaaggtcccctgtactagcacaagggaaatcacctgattgggcttgccttttgctatcaataatcaaactagcgttggccccaggtagtaccaaattgctataaggcagacggattctGATTGTCCGCGTACCACCAgtcaccgcaccctttgtcagcagagctagtcagcagatccacccgcttgcagaaaacccgttccacatcacgcctgtACACGGCAgctgattggtcaatagggactgtccaacgctaggcagttgacgcaagctcttagcgccagtacaataaagcgccccataagtcctgatacaggcacccttggctacacagcccccaTTTTTCCcatcttgcccaccattacctcccgtaccccctcttgcgcttcctcccgcgcctcccagcgcactgcttcccaccaaggccgttcATATCCTcatgaaatggcaacccgttcctgGAGCTCCGCTTgtccccaatcccctctcaatcaaggacagttgggacccactcttccggcaacTGCCGTTGAGTCAACAAGCCTCAAACCAGAGGTCTACAGGGAAATTTCCCTCagccaagcaatttcccttatcttgggattgcaaaaccaagtcctccggCTCAAGCGGGAACTTgaagaaaccaaggaagcaacaaaggaagcccaagactggatgggagcagtcaatcaagccctcacttgcattgaggctaggggtggagccccacatacaccagaagaccggaaacccccggcagtcaaggccacgcccaggcccttaccaaaaaccaacacttttccagcgcctagcgcaccccttgttgcctgggcCAATCCCAGCAAAGCTCCCCCtacctttgcccaaccaaccCCAGTCCAGGCCCCCCCAAGAagctatactccccctctGCCTTTGCCTATCTGACTCCgctccccccaagtcccacaaccagCGGCCCCTGTAGCTGCTTATCAGGCCCTGGTCAAAgtggaccaccctgacgcctatacagggaagatagggaacaaagcccgccaatggctcacgcggatgttggcatgggtacgtctaaaccaacggatgttccccacggacCAGGAGGTCCTGTtgttcctcctgatgaacatgaaggacgtagcaggagcctgggctcacccccacctcaatcaacttgggtcccacagggccctgatccaaacagttgacaagttcaggacggagttcttggctgcatttgggaacCCCAATGCCACGCAAGCTGCCAAGCAGCAAATTACACaacttactcagacaggaacctgtgctgagtacatcacaaagtttaggaccattaccatggacctagactggaacaacgccgccctttgtgggcaatttgcacgtggcctccactgggaggtcagccgcctcattgccacTTGAGAACAGCGCCCCACAacactccttgagctgcaaaatgcgGCTCTGGTCCTTGATAACGCCCTCTGTGAGGAGcatgccagccacccgcctaagggtaataagtctggaacCTTgtccacccccaataggggggcaagtaccggccaacaggccacaagaccagggtGCCTCTCCagcaaccccaactttgtctccaaggaggaacaaaaccgccgcagggctgaaggcctatgcatcaagtgcggcaaattgggccac
This genomic interval from Rhizoctonia solani chromosome 11, complete sequence contains the following:
- a CDS encoding Retrotransposable element Tf2 protein, coding for MATRSWSSACPQSPLNQGQLGPTLPATAVESTSLKPEVYREISLSQAISLILGLQNQVLRLKRELEETKEATKEAQDWMGAVNQALTCIEARGGAPHTPEDRKPPAVKATPRPLPKTNTFPAPSAPLVAWANPSKAPPTFAQPTPALVKVDHPDAYTGKIGNKARQWLTRMLAWVRLNQRMFPTDQEVLLFLLMNMKDVAGAWAHPHLNQLGSHRALIQTVDKFRTEFLAAFGNPNATQAAKQQITQLTQTGTCAEYITKFRTITMDLDWNNAALCGQFARGLHWERPTTLLELQNAALVLDNALCEEHASHPPKGNKSGTLSTPNRGASTGQQATRPGCLSSNPNFVSKEEQNRRRAEGLCIKCGKLGHKFAECCTGWKAMPKEEGVKKEAAKVGKESGPELGKD